Proteins from a genomic interval of Aspergillus flavus chromosome 7, complete sequence:
- a CDS encoding Pre-mRNA-splicing factor Cwf15/Cwc15, translated as MTTAHRPTFDPAQGKEALRGPAYHQRLLPAHTHLKTRQLGQGGEGEAQQRDLRAELLQAEAAHFAKKRGIPVNEPTVESAAPKHQIEGGPSGSDSVGTEDEDPEAKRRRILEETRDIDADSDGSEDDSSEEESDDEEDEAAELMRELEKIKKERQEQKEKEERERAAEEEEKREYDIAKGNPLLNAQDFNLKRRWDDDVVFKNQARGTEDKRGKEFVNDLLRSDFHKRFMGKYVR; from the exons ATGACTACAG CACACAGGCCCACATTCGATCCA GCACAAGGAAAAGAGGCCTTGCGCGGCCCCGCATACCACCAGCGACTGCTCCCAGCACATACGCACTTGAAGACTCG TCAACTCGGCCAGGGTGGTGAAGGCGAAGCTCAACAACGCGATTTGCGCGCCGAATTGCTCCAAGCCGAAGCCGCTCATTTtgcgaagaagaggggtaTCCCCGTGAATGAACCAACTGTTGAGAGCGCAGCACCCAAACACCAAATAGAAGGCGGTCCATCTGGCAGTGATTCAGTTGGGACGGAGGACGAAGATCCAGAAGCCAAACGGCGGCGAATACTAGAGGAGACGCGGGACATAGATGCGGATTCAGATGGGTCGGAGGATGACAgtagcgaagaagaaag tgacgatgaagaagatgaggccGCCGAGTTGATGCGAGAActggaaaagatcaagaaggagagacaagaacagaaggaaaaagaagagcgCGAACGCGctgctgaagaggaagagaaacggGAATATGATATTGCCAAAGGAAACCCGCTGCTTAACGCTCAGGACTTCAACTTGAAACGCCGCTGGGATGACGACGTGGTCTTCAAAAATCAAGCCAGGGGAACCGAGGAtaagagaggaaaggagtTTGTCAAC GATCTGTTGCGATCGGACTTCCACAAGAGGTTTATG GGCAAGTATGTCAGATAA
- a CDS encoding exoribonuclease complex, subunit Rrp45 (exosome complex endonuclease 2/ribosomal RNA processing protein) gives MNKEAPLSIAERDFILNALREDVRLDGRQADQFRPLNVSFGEEYGHVKVQLGKTSLIVRISSEVTKPHDDRPFDGIFTIALELTAMGSPAWENGRQGDLETYVSNVLDRVIRHSNALDTESLCVLKGVSCWNVRADVHITNYDGNLIDAACIGVMAGLQHFRRPDAVVKDGQVIVYGVDERVPVALNITHKPLSVTFHTFDEGKRVIVDATRKEEQASEADVVMGLNNAGDVCYLSKFSGSPVSAMVFVNKSSVALEKVKEINGIIDKALQADLAKRAKGGLIEESRATNDR, from the exons ATGAACAAAGAAGCACCGCTCTCAATTGCCGAGCGCGACTTCATCCTCAATGCTCTGCGTGAGGATGTAAGACTCGATGGCCGTCAGGCCGATCAATTCCGTCCCTTAAATGTGTCGTTCGGCGAAGAATACGGGCATGTGAAGGTCCAGCTTGGCAAGACCAG CCTCATTGTCCGCATCTCGTCTGAAGTTACGAAACCCCATGATGACCGTCCATTCGATGGAATCTTTACTATTGCCCTGGAGTTGACGGCTATGGGCTCTCCCGCTTGGGAGAATGGCCG ACAGGGCGACCTTGAGACATATGTGTCCAACGTCTTAGACAGGGTGATCCGTCATTCGAATGCCCTTGATACGGAATCGCTTTGCGTTTTGAAGGGTGTCAGCTGCTGGAATGTTCGGGCAGACGTGCACATCACAAACTACGATGGCAACCTGATTGATGCGGCCTGTATTGGAGTTATGGCGGGCCTTCAGCATTTCCGTCGGCCAGATGCCGTCGTCAAGGACGGTCAAGTGATCGTCTACGGAGTCGACGAGCGGGTCCCAGTCGCATTGAATATCACCCACAAACCATTATCGGTCACATTTCATACCTTTGATGAAGGAAAGCGGGTCATTGTGGATGCCACTCGGAAAGAAGAGCAGGCCTCTGAGGCGGACGTGGTCATGGGCCTGAATAATGCAGGCGATGTGTGCTACCTCTCGAAGTTCTCTGGGTCCCCGGTTAGTGCCATGGTGTTCGTGAATAAGTCATCCGTTGCACTTGAGAAAGTGAAGGAGATCAACGGCATCATTGACAAGGCGCTACAAGCTGACCTTGCAAAACGGGCTAAGGGCGGCTTGATAGAGGAGTCTAGAGCAACGAACGATCGGTAG